The DNA region ATCCAGAAGAGAAGAGGCTAAACAGCCTCCATCctataaaataaacattctaCAGGTGCATCCCATATGCCAGTAAGATATAAGCAACATAGTCCCTACTCAATGCTGCTATCAGGTTTAAAGTCAAAGTAGGATTTAGCATAGGTGAATAAACCTATTTATAATTTTCAGGACAGAGCATGGATACAGCATTAGCccaatttatttaaaaggcTCAAAATACTGAGGAACAAAGCATCAGGAAAGCCATCTACTAATTAATCAGAACAAGATGTAACACACGACGTGGGGCAGGTTCTACCAGGGTGCTCGCCAAGCTCTCCCAGAGGCGAATTAATGGAATTCACAGAACAGGGGGAGAAAGCGGCACCGAGTGAGGCGTCAGCCGTGAGGGGCCCCCTCAGGCGAGTCCCGGTACCTCAGGGGGACCCCTCACTCCTACCCGCCCAAAGTATTTTACATTTGTCTACAACTGACACAGGTGGAAGCTTTATAAATTAGACTGAACAGATTGTTTCTACAATACAAAGATATAAAATATGCGGtagtttttaatatatttttaactcCATAGTCACATTTATCCCTAGTGCAAAGCTCATCTAAAGGTTCCATAAAATAAAGCTATTATTTTGGAAGCTTTATTGAGAAACGGTATTACACATAAATCTAAAAGCAATAAAGAAGAGATAAGAATAGACGTGCATTACCACATTAACACAGATAATAATTTACAGCTCCCATTCAATGCCAGCTCCTCGGTACTCCTTTGGAGTACTGATTTGTGTGAGCTGTActcagggaattccaggggagCCCGAGCCGTACATCCCGAGCGACCACAGACAGCGCAGCCACCCGCccacacagccagccctgccacccgcccacacagccagccctgccacccgcccacacagccagccctgccacccgCCCACACTGCCCCTTAAACACTGACTGCGAACCCTGGGCCCGCCCCAGGCTCCTCCCCCGCGCGCACTGCCGGTGACGTCACGCGTCGCCGTTCTAGACCGTTCCAGCCCCGTGACGTCACGCGCGGCGTCATTCCAGAAGATTCGGCCGGGGCCCGTATAAAGCCCGCGGAAGAGGCGGGGCTGCCGGGAGCGGTGCGCGGTCGGCGGCGGCAGCAGTAGCGGCATTGTGTGCAGTGGAGCGCCCGCATTGGTGAGCGCGGCCCGCGGGGCCTCGGTGGTACTCCGGGCGGGGTAACGCGGGGTAACGCGAGGTAACGCGGTGCGTTCTCCCACAGGCACCCACCATGGTGAAGGAGACGGAGTACTACGACATCCTGCAGGTGAAGCCCAATGCCTCCTCCGAGGAGATCAAGCGTGCCTACCGCAAGCTAGCGCTGAAGTACCACCCCGACAAGAACCCCAGCGAGGGCGAGCGGGTACGCAGGGCtgggggccggggctgggcctGTGAACCACCCGCCCACCGTGAGGCGGCCGCGCTCCCTGCGGCCCCTGCGCCAGGCCGGCCCCGAATGGCTCTTccggcgggccggggctgagctgggctcacCGCAGGCGCCGCGGGTTGGGCGGCCCTGCAGACGCAGCCGGAGGCCGGCGTAGGCCGcccgcggggacaccgcgggtCCCCCATAGACAGGCCGTTGTTAAGTCCAGCGTGCACTCAGTCGGAGTTCAAATTCTGCTTTGCTCTTCCCGGAACGTAATGCCAGTACGTGAAGGCTCTTCTACTTCCAGGGCTCTATTCAGACCTGTGAGCCTGACGGCCCAGCTGTGGCAAAGGCCTTCTTTTAGGATGTGGCGCGTACAGGTTTCACTGTAGTTACGGTGGAAATCATCCTTAGAGGAGTTGGTTAAAACAGGCAAACCTGGCAGGATTTCTAGTGTGTCAGTGGCCACTGTGCTGTCAGACGCTGAAAAAGCTGATAGTAgatccagctgccagcactgttGTGCTGGATGGATTTGTGTTGCTGAACAGGATGggttttcttcagagaaaaatgcagaTGTCCAAGGTAACTATCCCCGGGGAATCACTGGGCTACACCTGGGTGGACTGCTTACAAAAGAGCTATTCTACATGCTATCAGCGCAGACCCGCTTAGCTGCCTCTGTTGGCTTGGATGATAAATAAGCACCACAACTGGAGAACTATGGAAAACATAAATGATAGGATTGTTTATCTAAAAGCTAGTCTGCTAATACCTTAATATAGGAATATAGGAATAAAGGTCCCTACTTATGTCTCTGGAATACTAATTCACAGAACTCAAACAGTAGCTTAGTCAAAGGTaatcttttctgcttttattttgggcctgcttttttttccctacaccACTTTACATGGCCACGAGTAAATGAAGTTTAAAATGGAAGTAGTCATTCCAGTAATAGCaaattgtgtttaaaaattcagttgGTAATCTTAGTAATAGGAAATTCTTTACAGCTATTTAAGAAAATTCCTTGTTCCAAATTGTTTTGTTAAGGTGGATGTGTGGATTTGTATCTAAGTCCTTGTGTTTGTGATGAGTAAGCAAGACAAGTGTCTGGTCACATAAATCTCTGTTGTAGCTGGATGTACCAgctcagcaggcagggaggatcCCTGTGTAGCTCTAGACTGATGAGCCCTGCTGTGGCCATGAGGAGCTGGGCACCTGCAGGACTTGGGGAATAGTGCCATATTCTTTTCTAAATGGATTTGTTAGAGGTTGTAATGGTTGTTGCAACTACCACAATCGACAAAATGTAGTTGGCATATACTTGTAAGGTGGATGTGACTGAATTAAGCCCACTTAAAAcatgggaggaggggggagagggaggaaaggggtGGTTTTCCTGGACAAAAGTGTGCTATTATAGTCTGTTACCCAGGGAGTTTCCTTTTGGAAACAAATGCTACAAGAAGGTACTGTAGTGGCTCAATCTGTAGATGGAGTTGTATATGAGAGGGCTACTTTTCTTCTTGGTCATAGTTGTTCAgagcttcttttttctttttagtttaaACTTATATCCCAGGCATATGAAGTTCTGTCGGACCCAAAGAAAAGGGACCTCTATGACCAGGGTGGGGAGCAGGCTATTAAAGAAGGAGGCCTGAGTGGCGGCAGCTTCTCTTCACCCATGGACATCTTTGACATGTTCTTTGGTGGTGGAGGCCGAATgaatagagagagaagaggtACACAGTTCTAAACAAGTTCTAGAAACTCTAACCATGCACTTAAGCATAAAACACCTGTGCTATGGTACTGCTGTTCTGCTGAGTGTACATAGTGTGGATATTACTTGTTGCAACAATAGAATAAGTAAAGTATGATTTTTTTAGTTACTCTAGCGTTAAGATTCTAATAAAGTAGATAACATGGCTTAGCCTTAGCCATTTTTCTGCTaagttctgtttattttttttggagggggaaTGGGTAGTCTGTAGGGGAGGGGGAAACATCAGTAAGTCAGCAGTTGACTTAGATCTGTTTAAGTTACCTTTTTTCCAAATCTGTGCCTCACTTGCTCATATGCTTCTGGGCTACTTGCTTCAAAAGGACACCATCAACTTAAACttcagtaattttaaatctCATGAAAATATTTGGGAGAAGCTACATGCTGCAACTAAGTACAGTGTGTTGCCAAAGGCATGAtatgatttttgtcttttccatgCCCAGTGCCTGTTAAAGGAGCAAGTAGTAACTTGCTGTAAGATCATTGAAATTATGCTATGAAGTGGCATGGAAATTCATAGGCAGGCATAATAGCAACTTCAAAATTGACAGACCTGAAGCTGGTAGTGTCCTTGCATCTTGCTGTTTCAGTTAAGCTTATAAAATCAGGAATAGGAGCAGAGATAGGGTGGCTTTAATGATGCTTTGCTTAATTACAGCTCAACTTTTATGTTTGGACATAAATGGGTGGAGTTTAGTGGAAGCTGATGGAATGGCACATGCTTTTAAGGGGCCTGAGTTGTGTTCAGTTTGGAATGAACTTGGCATTTCTTCAGTGAGACTGTGCATGAACATTAATCTTCACAAGAGTTGAACAAGtattaatatttcctttttgtttttctaaaggcAAAAATGTGGTGCACCAGTTAGGTGTATCTCTTGAAGACCTATATAATGGTATTACAAGgaaactggcactgcaaaagaATGTTATTTGTGCAAAGTGTGAAGGTAAAACCCAAATAGTGTTTTCAAACCCCTCTTCAAATTTATTTGTGTGGATTGTCTGGGGCTGAGAAAAAAAGCCTGAATGCTTTcttacttttctctcttttttctttggcTGATGCCTGAAAGTTTGCAAGGGTATTTAATTCTTACTTACACTTCTCCAAGAATCAGTTTCTCAACCACAGTGTCTCTTAAGTGATTGCTCTAATCGCAAACTGGAACTCACTGAGAGTTGCAGTTAGGGGTACCTAAATTAAGATTATTTTCACCCAGAACTTGGATGTAAATGTCTGTTCTGTAAAACTTCTTTTAATTGCTGTGGGTGGAAGTCTAGCTTGTGTTATGCTACTAATTTTACAGTTATTAAGTACTCCCTAATGACTGGTCCTCTTTGAGGTAAATTTTAATAAGGTCTTGTATCTTAGTACTCTGTTAAATATTTAGTAAACAGATTCTTTTCCAAGTATTAATGGAATGTTTATGTCTTGAATTTGGTATGTTGATGGGACCTTGGAAACCAGGATTTACAGCGGGTGGGGCAGAGGCTAATACAATAAGCTGTATAAGCATTGTGTTGGTAGAAACCTCCAGCTTCTGGGACGTGTTTAATGATGGTAACTGAATTCCATCACTGAACTACTTTTAAGTTACCCTAAATATGCTCTAGAAGTCAGTGAGTTCCAACCTGACTACTGCAATTTTTTGAGACTGAGATCCAATTTAACTCTTTTGTCAAAGGTTATGGCGGGAAGAGAGGGGCAGTAGAAAAATGTCCTGTGTGCAAAGGAAGAGGGATGCAAGTTATAGTTCAGCAGATTGGACCTGGCATGGTGCAGCAAATCCAAACTGTGTGTCCAGAATGCAAAGGCCAAGGTGAAAGAATAAATCCCAAGGACAGATGTGACAACTGCAATGGCTGTAAGGTtgtaagagagaaaaagatcATAGAAGTTCATGTTGATAAAGGTAAGAACTGTGTATTTGTACTGGTTCCCTAATAATAATCTATAATAGTCTATAGTTCTATAGGGAATAAAtgggtttcttttcttcaggTATGAAAGATGGTCAGAAGATAGTATTTCATGGAGAAGGTGACCAGGAACCTGATTTGGAGCCTGGTGATGTCATAATTGTGCTTGATCAAAAGGATCACAGTGTCTTTCAGAGACGAGGGCATGACTTAATCACAAAAATGAGAATTCAACTCTCGGAGGCCTTATGTGGTTTCAGAAAGACAATTGAAACTCTGGACAACAGAGTTCTTGTCATATCTACTAGGCCAGGTAAGTCTGTTAAGAGTTGTAATAGTATGTAAACTATCAACTGCTTGCCTGTTTAATTGTCCCTGGATTGAGTTTTTGGGGGAGATTGTTctatttggggttttctttttctaaccAGATACTGGAACAGGTTCACGAGGCAGTTGCTTAATTTAGTTGATTCTTGGTTGTTGTGCTCTCTCTAAAACATGCAGAGTTATAGCTAAAGCTGTCAAATACTTCTTAATAAACCTCAGTCCCAGCTGGTGGATAGCCAGGAGAATATTAAAGAGGCAAGAATCTTAAATTCTACTAAATTATCTGTTCATTCAGCCTGAAGGCTGTGCCAAGAAAAGCTGATTTCTCTTATAGCAGGGGAAATAGCCTTAAATGGCCTTACTTCTGTACAGCTTGGGTTTAGTTCTTTCCTGTGAATTGGTTCCAATCTCCCTGAGGTGCCATGGGAACGCTGCTCGTGTGCAGCCCTGCCTCGCGTGGCTGTGAAGTGCCCACTTACAGCTCTTGCCTCCATAGGTGAAGTGATAAAACACGGTGACCTGAAGTGTATTTACAACGAAGGGATGCCTGTCTACAAATCTCCAATGGACAAAGGCAGCATGATTATACAGTTTTTGGTAAGCTGCATCCTTTTCTGTAGTCAATATACTCATGTTTGTATATGAATAaatattaactttaaaaaatctgtaCTATTGTAGGTCCAGTTTCCAGAGCACTACTGGCTCCCAAGGGAGAAACTGTCTCTGCTGGAGACTCTGCTTCCTTCACGAGAAGATGTTATGGTTACAGATGAGATGGATCAGGTAGACCTTGAAGATTTTGATCCAAACGAGCAAACCTACCGTAACAGTGCAGGAGAAGCGTATGAAGAAGATGAGGAGGGTCCAAGAACAGGAGTACAATGTCAGACATCTTAAAGCAAGGTGGAGTGGGTATCATCTACGATGTAAATTTTCACAATGAAAACTGCATGGCTGTAATAGCCACTGCTTGTGGTTTTTGTGTTCAGCAAATTGAGTTGCTGCGCTGTCAGTATCACCTTTTTGTAACTAATTTATATTGTGTTCTTGTAGTCTTTCTATATAAAACAAATGTCATACAGCTGAGAACCAACTGAGTTGGTATGCATTTTCCTTGCTGTGAAGGTTCTCAATTTATTTCAACTGTGCTATTTCTATAAGACTTCAGCAATATTGATAGAGGCTAAGTGGGGTGTCTTATGTAAATACTTTCATACTGGAAATTTCATAGAATAAAACATAGCAGAATAACTTCTAATAAATAGTACTTCACCTTTTCTCATGCTTCTCTTGTACTTTCTAAGCCCCTCTAGAACCCCCTTTATTTAAACAAGTTCTAAGCTCAGACTCCTCTCATCTTGTCGAGATTGTTCTCAATATTCAACTTTGTGTTAGCCGCACCACTCATACCTGTctcattttgtatttcagaagcattttgtgCATGCCTTCCTCTCTGCCTCACAGCCCTCTTCCTGTGTTCTGTGGGTTTACAGTAGCATTCCTTCAAGCTGCCTCTCTGTGTGTGACCTAAGGCTACAAGTTGTCCTCTAATGTGTTACATAGAAGCAAATACTTGCAAATAAAAGTTTGACCTTTCAGAAGCTCAAGCTTTGTATTTCAGCCTTCCCTAGcaagggttttttcttcctcctcagcaTTGTATACTTGTGCCTTAGCTAAAATGAATAAACCAAAACCACCTGCATTGAGTATACTGCTGCTGTTTTATAACATATCTGATACCACAGTACAGGGATCccattaaattttttttcccttttttgcctATTTTCTGGTAGTGTTTTAAGTCAGGGTTAGAAACAAGTGGTCCCCTTTAGTGAAATTAAACCATGATGAATGATCTATGTCCATGTACTACACAATTGTTGAAACAGGTGTTCAGCTTAAGTGATCCTCTTGCACTCTTGCACTAGCATCAGGAAAGCTAAGGCTGTCATTTCCCATGTCTGTAACACAGCCTCAGTCCTTTCCCTTATGCTAAAATAAGCTGCTGTGACACTTAGCCCATGCTTTCCAGCTCTGGTCTATTTATGTTTGAAG from Prinia subflava isolate CZ2003 ecotype Zambia chromosome 15, Cam_Psub_1.2, whole genome shotgun sequence includes:
- the DNAJA4 gene encoding dnaJ homolog subfamily A member 4 isoform X1; translated protein: MVKETEYYDILQVKPNASSEEIKRAYRKLALKYHPDKNPSEGERFKLISQAYEVLSDPKKRDLYDQGGEQAIKEGGLSGGSFSSPMDIFDMFFGGGGRMNRERRGKNVVHQLGVSLEDLYNGITRKLALQKNVICAKCEGYGGKRGAVEKCPVCKGRGMQVIVQQIGPGMVQQIQTVCPECKGQGERINPKDRCDNCNGCKVVREKKIIEVHVDKGMKDGQKIVFHGEGDQEPDLEPGDVIIVLDQKDHSVFQRRGHDLITKMRIQLSEALCGFRKTIETLDNRVLVISTRPGEVIKHGDLKCIYNEGMPVYKSPMDKGSMIIQFLVQFPEHYWLPREKLSLLETLLPSREDVMVTDEMDQVDLEDFDPNEQTYRNSAGEAYEEDEEGPRTGVQCQTS
- the DNAJA4 gene encoding dnaJ homolog subfamily A member 4 isoform X2 — its product is MQVIVQQIGPGMVQQIQTVCPECKGQGERINPKDRCDNCNGCKVVREKKIIEVHVDKGMKDGQKIVFHGEGDQEPDLEPGDVIIVLDQKDHSVFQRRGHDLITKMRIQLSEALCGFRKTIETLDNRVLVISTRPGEVIKHGDLKCIYNEGMPVYKSPMDKGSMIIQFLVQFPEHYWLPREKLSLLETLLPSREDVMVTDEMDQVDLEDFDPNEQTYRNSAGEAYEEDEEGPRTGVQCQTS